In a single window of the Zea mays cultivar B73 chromosome 5, Zm-B73-REFERENCE-NAM-5.0, whole genome shotgun sequence genome:
- the LOC100272865 gene encoding Cytochrome P450 87A3 — protein sequence MDYLAAAVPVTLALGVGAILLVLRWTYCRRRTSAEEARLPPGSRGLLFLGETLHYLAASSTPGVLPPFFQRRLERYGPIFRTNLVGEDLVVSLDAELNAHVLKQEERGFQIWYPPSFMRVFGADNITAKLGVLHRHMRTLVLRLFGHQTVRSVLLHDVQRSARDELRSWLGRPDVEVRTATSRMIFGVTANKLISHDDAASGGTLWRCFHDWTSGLLSFPVSIPGTTFYRCMQGRKKVMTMLKQQLVERRRNAAERETTEDFFDLVIDELNKPDPMMDESTALDLLFTMLFASHETTSMVLTVILKYLTDNPKALQELTEEHERILESRADPGSDLTWEEYRSMKFTSHVIHESLRLANIALAMFRKANQDVHINGYTIPKGSKIMMCALASHLNTEVYEDPSVFNPWRWKDIPEPVGTSKDFMAFGGGLRLCAGAEFSKMQMAMFLHYLVTNYSWKPVSGGTMLFYPGLQFPEGFHIQLLPKIPNVVP from the exons ATGGATTACTTGGCTGCTGCTGTACCCGTGACCTTGGCTCTGGGAGTGGGAGCTATCTTGTTGGTCTTACGATGGACGTACTGCCGCCGCCGAACAAGCGCCGAAGAAGCAAGACTGCCCCCGGGGTCAAGGGGCCTCCTGTTCCTGGGGGAGACGCTCCACTACCTGGCAGCGTCCTCCACCCCGGGGGTATTGCCACCATTCTTCCAGCGACGGTTGGAGAG GTATGGCCCCATCTTCCGGACGAACCTGGTCGGGGAGGATCTCGTCGTGTCGCTGGACGCGGAGCTGAACGCGCACGTGCTGAAGCAGGAGGAGCGCGGCTTCCAGATCTGGTACCCGCCCTCCTTCATGCGCGTCTTCGGCGCCGACAACATCACCGCCAAGCTCGGCGTGCTCCACCGCCACATGAGGACCCTCGTGCTCCGCCTCTTCGGCCACCAGACCGTCCGCTCCGTGCTGCTGCACGACGTGCAGCGGAGCGCGCGCGACGAGCTGCGCTCATGGCTCGGCCGCCCGGACGTCGAGGTCAGGACGGCCACCTCCAGG ATGATATTTGGCGTCACTGCCAACAAGCTGATCAGCCATGACGACGCAGCATCTGGAGGCACGTTGTGGAGATGCTTCCACGACTGGACTTCGGGGCTGCTCTCGTTTCCGGTTTCCATTCCCGGCACAACCTTCTACAGATGCATGCAG GGACGTAAGAAGGTTATGACGATGCTGAAACAGCAGCTCGTCGAGCGTCGACGGAACGCAGCGGAGCGCGAGACGACAGAGGATTTCTTCGATCTCGTGATCGATGAACTGAACAAGCCAGACCCTATGATGGACGAGAGCACCGCGTTGGACTTGCTGTTCACCATGTTGTTTGCGAGCCATGAGACGACGTCCATGGTATTAACCGTCATACTCAAGTATCTGACTGACAACCCAAAAGCTTTGCAAGAGCTGACA GAGGAGCACGAAAGAATCCTGGAAAGTAGGGCCGATCCAGGCTCTGACCTCACGTGGGAGGAGTACAGGTCTATGAAATTCACATCTCAT GTTATACATGAGTCGCTAAGGCTCGCAAACATCGCACTGGCCATGTTCAGGAAAGCAAATCAGGATGTGCACATAAATG GGTACACAATTCCAAAAGGATCAAAGATCATGATGTGTGCACTAGCATCGCACTTGAATACGGAGGTCTACGAGGACCCCTCAGTGTTCAATCCATGGAGATGGAAG GATATTCCTGAACCAGTCGGCACCTCTAAGGACTTTATGGCCTTCGGGGGTGGTTTGCGCCTATGCGCTGGTGCCGAGTTTTCCAAGATGCAGATGGCTATGTTCCTCCATTACTTGGTCACAAATTACAG CTGGAAACCCGTCAGCGGTGGGACAATGTTATTCTATCCAGGACTGCAATTTCCAGAAGGCTTCCACATCCAGCTTCTTCCAAAAATCCCAAACGTGGTTCCATAA